The sequence TGGTTCTGACCGATCGGGCGGCCAAAGACCTTGCGCTCCTTGGCATAGTCGCTGGCCTTGTTGATGAACCACTTGGCATCGCCAATGCACTCGGCCGCGATCAGGATCCGCTCGGCGTTCATGCCCGAGAGGATGTAGCGGAAGCCCTTGCCTTCCTCGCCAATCAGGCTGCTCGCCGGAATGCGCAGGTCATCGAAGAACACCTCGGTGGTCGAGTGGTTCATCATCGTGCGGATCGGCTTGATCATCATCCCGCTGCCGACAGCCTTGCGCATGTCGACCAGGAAGATCGACAGGCCCTCGGTCTTCTTCTCCACCTGCTCACGCGGGGTGGTGCGGGCGAGCAGCAACATCAGATCGGAATGCTCGGCCCGGCTGGTCCAGATCTTCTGGCCGTTGACGACGTACTCATCGCCATCGCGCACCGCGACAGTGCGCAAGGACAGCGTATCGGTGCCGCTGGTCGGCTCCGACACGCCGAAGGCCTGGAGCCGCAGCGAGCCATCGGCGATGCCGGGCAGATAGGCACGCTTCTGGTCCTCGCTGCCGTATTTCAGCAGCGTGTTCATGATGTACATCTGCGCGTGGGCGCTGGCCCCGTTGCAGCCAGCGGCCTGGATTTCTTCCATGATCACTGCGGCGGCATCGAGCTTGAGGCCCGATCCGCCGTAGTCACCCGGGATCAGCGCGGCGAGGAACCCGGCCTGGGTCAGCGCATCGACGAACTCACCCGGATAGTCGCGGGTGCGGTCCTTCTC comes from Novosphingobium ginsenosidimutans and encodes:
- a CDS encoding acyl-CoA dehydrogenase family protein — translated: MPESEDLAEIRRAVQALCAEFPGEYWREKDRTRDYPGEFVDALTQAGFLAALIPGDYGGSGLKLDAAAVIMEEIQAAGCNGASAHAQMYIMNTLLKYGSEDQKRAYLPGIADGSLRLQAFGVSEPTSGTDTLSLRTVAVRDGDEYVVNGQKIWTSRAEHSDLMLLLARTTPREQVEKKTEGLSIFLVDMRKAVGSGMMIKPIRTMMNHSTTEVFFDDLRIPASSLIGEEGKGFRYILSGMNAERILIAAECIGDAKWFINKASDYAKERKVFGRPIGQNQGVQFPIARCYAQMRAAELMVHHAAQVYDAGGNPGAEANMAKMLASEASWAAADMCVQTFGGFGFAEEYDVERKFREARLYTVAPISTNLILSYLAEHVLGLPRSY